The genomic region AGTATGCTCTGCATTTTCTAGTGTTGCAACCAATCAATGGTCTTGTGCGCGAGTCTTTCAGTTTTTGCCAGTCTCCTTTAGGAGAGATTTTGAGGTGTTGGATTGAAGTGTTACTGCTTTGCAACTTTGCTAAATGTTGCCAGATTCCCCTCCATAGGTGCCTAATGGGGCTCTCTTAGCAAGAATGTGTGCACAGCCGCGCTGGGACATAGTTACATGTGAAACTTCTAAAATTTTGTCTCTAAAGTGGTTAttaaggtgatttttaaaattttttcaataagATTAAAAGCCATttggtttttttcatttatattgtttGTTCATGTCTCCAACATGCTTACATGTGATTGCTGCCAGTCTTCTTCCCTACATTTAGAGACTTGTTacattttaagtatattaaaaCTTTTGTGATATGCCTGGtcgtattttttttcctgtttaccatgtatcttttgtactttttaaattgaacTTCACCTCACACTGaggttttctagttttatgtAATAAAACATTGTAATTTCATTGTGTTCTCAGGCGCTACCACTTTCAAGGCTGCTGTTGACTTTCTACAGGAACATGTGCTGCATTGATGAGCAGCAGCCAGTGTCTCCCATGTTTTGTAATAATTGTTCTTCGTTTCAGATAACCCTGAGAAATATATTGGCTGTCTCCACAGGCTTATGATTTCTTTTCAGGTTTGAAAAATGCACCCAGCTGAGCAACACGGGACTGACACACGAGGGAGCAGCTGCAGGACACACCCAAGAAGCCTCCTGCAGGACTCGGGGGGCATTTACGGCTGGAGGCTTCATCTATGGCTGGCGTTTTCATCTATGGCTGGCGGCTTCATCTATGGCTGCGGGCTTTATCCATGGGCTGGAGACTTTATCCACTACTGGGGGCTTCATCTATGGCTGGGGGCTTCATCTATGGCTGGAGGCTTCATCTATGCCTGCGTGCTTTATCCATGGGCTGGAGACTTTATCCACTACTAGGAGCTTCATCTATGGCTGGCGTTTTCATCTATGGCTGGCGGCTTCATCTATGGCTGCGGGCTTTATCCATGGGCTGGAGACTTTATCCACTACTGGGGGCTTCATCTATGGCTGGAGGCTTCATCTATGCCTGCGTGCTTTATCCATGGGCTGGAGACTTTATCCACTACTGGGAGCTTCATCTATGTCTGGGGGCTTCATCTATGGCTGGAGGCTTCATCTATGGCTGGTGTTTTCATCTATGGCTGCGGGCTTTATCCATGGGCTGGAGACTTTATCCACTACTGGGGGCTTCATCTATGGCTGGGGGCTTCATCTATGGCTGCGGGCTTTATCCATGGACTGTGGGCTTCATTCACGGCTGGGGGCTTTATCTATGGGCTGGAGACTTTATCCACCACTGGGGGCTTCATCTATGGCTGGGGGCTTCCTCCACCGGCTGGGGGGCCTCATCCATGGCTGGTTTGCCCGATCTCTTTCTGAGCCACAGAAACAGATTattaaacagataattttattgagttccacttttatagttttttaaatactttttgtttcAAAAGTTTTGTTGATAATTGTATGAAATAACTAAACCTGAATTACcccttttaattatttccttgtgTCAATATAGAAAGAGTGGATTTAAGGAAACACTGAGATGCCCATCTGTGTTTGTGAACAGGCGTGTTGGGTCTAAAGCCTTTCTCTGGTAGCTTTCCAGAAGATCGCCCCACCTTACACTTGCTTTCTGCGGGTTCCAGAGGCTTCCATTTGAAAGGAGCCTGTCTCCCTACTCTGCCTCACCCTACACCAGCTCACCTGCAATCCACTGACTTTGTAAACACTTTCTTCCACCTTCACCTCATTGAATTCagaactttggaaaataaaaattctaaaaacgtGGGAGTGGATATGATCTGGAAATACCTGCTGTAATATTTTTAACGGAATCTACTGGAAACTATtagtttatgttttaaataaaaccatCCCTTAGCATTAGAATATCAAGCCATTCATTTTCTAGCAGAACTTTTAGATACAATTCAAATACCATAAATTTCACCCCCAtacagtgtacaattcagtggtttctaATTATTCACAGAGGTCTGCAAAAATTACAATTGAATTTTAGATATTAATATCATTTGTTGACATCCTTACATGCATACAGATGTAGATATATGTAATTCTAACATCTTGAATATTATCATATTTAACATTGTACTATAATAatatctgtgtctttatattgctgttttattttgttattctgaaTGACGATCTCCAGGCACCCTTATGCAGGTTTAAAATACACCTTTTTACAACTCAAGAAATTAAATTGTTTCTAGTAAATCACATAAGAAACACATATGCTAttgttataaaaatgcaaatattgctTAGGTCTGTATAATGAACTGTATCACCGCCAGCGCCCAGCCCACTCAGTCATCCACATCCACTTACACACAGATAGACATGCCCATGTTTTTACATAACATAAATCCTGCTTTGTGTGTTGTTCCCTGACTGGCTTTTCCACATAAAATAGAATTTGGTTGTGTGTCAAGCCTGTTCCCCCTgactcacgaggtcaggagatcgagactatcctggcttttccactaaaaaatacaaaaaatagaggtggcgggcgcctgtagtgatCATTGCTTATCTGTacatactccagcctaggtctCTCTGCTTATCTGTACATATAGGTCTCTCTCATTCTTATTTATAGTTGCATCATTATTCAACAgggtattttaccataatttggTCATTTTTCACTGTGGAATTTTTGTGTTGGATTCAGTTATTTGTTACCATTACCTACACTATCCTGGGCATACCTGTATATTCATCTTTTTGTACCTTAGTTAagtgagttttttcttttatgattgaTTTCTAAAAAACTGCTGAGGCAAagtaagaatattgaatattttgataaacaattaaaaatctgtgtttcaaaaaaatgtAATGATCTTATACTCCCATCATCAGTAAACGAGAGTTCCTATTTCCACACACCCTTGATTAATTACAGAGGAAATGACCAATGCTAATCTTGGCCAATTTTGTAAGAAATATTTCCACTTTTAATTTGGATCTCTCCACTTATTGGAGAGATTGtgcatttttgtgtatgtttatcggccatttgtatttctctctGATAATTTCATAATGATATGTTTTACAATTCATGTAATGGTATTTTTCATATACtgtaaatttatttcatataattagCAAGTTTCTTAAGGTCTGTATCATaacttttgtttgtatttgtcttGAAGAAACTTTCATTTTTACATAGTCAAATTGTTCAATATTTTCCCTATCATGTCTGGATTTTGTGACTTGTTTTTAACAATATGTCCTTTTAGGgctttattgatttgtttaaagAACGTACTCAACTCCTACATTATTTAGTAATTTACTTTCTCCCATTACAGTACATGGACATCACTAATTCCAACTAATGTAGATCAAATGTATCATTTGAATTTCTGTGTAGTAATGCTCATTATAGGTATGTTCTGATTTCTTTAACTCTTCCCTATAAGATGGATATTaaggttgtttttaaaaattcccaccACTAATGACTTTTCAATAATCATCAATATACATGAATTCCActgatgtttttgtttatatttcttcgTTTCTGTAGTATAGGATTCTCAAAGTGGTATAACTGAcctataatacattttaattataattttaattatactgGCAGATTACTTTCCAAAAAATTGATCAATTAACACTCTTATCAACTATATAAGTAAGTCTCTATGTAGGCTAAATaacactataattttttaaaaataaaaatcctaatttGGTGAAAAATCCCACAGGTgctttaatcaatttttttctatttcaatgagTTGCCTATTtatagcatgtgtgtgtgtgtgtgtgtgtgtgtgtgtgtgtgtgtgtgtgtgtctctatttGGCAGTTTATGGTTGGAAATactcttaaaaaaggaaatctaaaaaacacaaaattaaaaatatttgattagtaAGAAATTTCTGCATATCcaaaaattgctaaaaatattaaaattgtagtCAAAATAGCTCatgaaacaaagcaaacaaaaatactaaacaaaagaaacaggccaggtgcagtggttcatgcctgtaatcccagcattttgggaggctaaggcaggctactaaaaatacacaaaaagtagctgggcatggtggcag from Macaca thibetana thibetana isolate TM-01 chromosome 10, ASM2454274v1, whole genome shotgun sequence harbors:
- the LOC126929518 gene encoding uncharacterized protein LOC126929518 isoform X1 → MAFITLRFEKCTQLSNTGLTHEGAAAGHTQEASCRTRGAFTAGGFIYGWRFHLWLAASSMAAGFIHGLETLSTTGGFIYGWGLHLWLEASSMPACFIHGLETLSTTRSFIYGWRFHLWLAASSMAAGFIHGLETLSTTGGFIYGWRLHLCLRALSMGWRLYPLLGASSMSGGFIYGWRLHLWLVFSSMAAGFIHGLETLSTTGGFIYGWGLHLWLRALSMDCGLHSRLGALSMGWRLYPPLGASSMAGGFLHRLGGLIHGWFARSLSEPQKQIIKQIILLSSTFIVF